The following proteins are co-located in the Thermincola ferriacetica genome:
- a CDS encoding type II toxin-antitoxin system mRNA interferase toxin, RelE/StbE family has translation MGKKYRIRYLPSAEKDFMEITEYIRADNPTAAINFIDQFDESISKLEDFPLMGQIPKDRRLQSQGYRMLIIGNYLVFYAVKGTIVEIRRILHGKRRYCFLIDPK, from the coding sequence ATGGGTAAAAAGTATCGAATAAGATATCTTCCCAGTGCAGAAAAAGACTTTATGGAAATAACAGAATACATCAGGGCTGATAATCCTACTGCCGCAATTAACTTTATTGACCAATTTGACGAATCTATTTCGAAATTAGAAGATTTCCCACTGATGGGACAGATTCCAAAAGACAGACGACTTCAATCACAAGGTTATAGAATGCTAATAATAGGCAACTATCTGGTCTTTTATGCTGTAAAAGGTACAATTGTTGAAATCAGAAGAATTCTACATGGCAAGAGAAGATATTGTTTTCTTATTGACCCCAAATAG
- a CDS encoding IS110 family transposase yields MYKPVLSLDVSKENSIAALYLSFGEPMGKPFRVEHTPSGFASLVELLRNLELLTHKKPEVILESTGNCSRAITQNLMEAGYSVIALNLLETHEQKQQKRRAFVKSKPIRLMPNVLFNCTTLMSIGPCIRLILKSPNSETFADCTAASVTSISKHN; encoded by the coding sequence ATGTATAAACCTGTGTTAAGTCTTGATGTATCAAAAGAAAACAGTATTGCTGCCCTTTATCTTTCGTTCGGTGAGCCTATGGGAAAGCCTTTCAGGGTGGAACATACTCCATCAGGCTTTGCCTCTCTCGTTGAGCTGTTAAGAAATCTGGAACTGTTAACCCACAAAAAGCCGGAGGTCATCTTAGAATCTACCGGCAACTGCTCCAGGGCTATTACACAAAACTTAATGGAAGCAGGATATTCAGTTATTGCTTTAAACCTTCTTGAAACTCATGAACAAAAACAACAGAAACGCAGGGCGTTCGTAAAGTCAAAACCGATAAGGTTGATGCCCAACGTATTGTTCAATTGTACTACTTTGATGAGCATAGGCCCCTGCATCCGGTTAATCCTGAAATCGCCGAACTCAGAAACCTTTGCGGACTGTACGGCGGCCTCAGTAACCTCTATATCGAAGCACAATTAA
- a CDS encoding transposase produces MYYFDEHRPLHPVNPEIAELRNLCGLYGGLSNLYIEAQLRFQSILDLLFSHYTDVFSDLCGDSSLNLISVFPTPEAVLSACKEDIVKHLKSKCQRKDWPEQIYQKLLTAARACLPYKVAQQSNVRVLREYIPILMTQKRLLSGLRAQIVAAAKGIPAYSLLKMIPGVGEITAASILAEIGNITLFPTAKQLVAFAGLDPSVCQSGRFEADKNKLSKRGSGYLRKALYQAASAGVRVTGKGPVNPLLHDYYSRKVAEGKKKMVALPATSSKLLRIIYGVWRKNESFKLD; encoded by the coding sequence TTGTACTACTTTGATGAGCATAGGCCCCTGCATCCGGTTAATCCTGAAATCGCCGAACTCAGAAACCTTTGCGGACTGTACGGCGGCCTCAGTAACCTCTATATCGAAGCACAATTAAGGTTTCAAAGTATCCTGGATCTCTTGTTCTCACACTATACCGACGTGTTTTCTGATCTATGCGGTGACTCTTCTCTCAATCTAATCTCAGTATTCCCTACACCTGAAGCCGTTCTGTCCGCATGTAAGGAGGATATTGTTAAACATCTAAAATCCAAATGCCAAAGAAAAGACTGGCCTGAACAAATCTATCAAAAATTACTGACCGCCGCCAGGGCATGTTTGCCTTACAAAGTGGCCCAACAATCAAACGTACGTGTTCTTAGAGAATACATTCCTATTCTCATGACACAAAAACGCCTTCTTTCAGGCTTACGGGCTCAAATTGTTGCGGCGGCCAAGGGTATACCTGCTTATTCTTTACTCAAAATGATTCCAGGTGTCGGAGAGATTACTGCAGCTTCAATCCTTGCCGAAATCGGAAATATCACTCTGTTTCCCACTGCTAAACAGTTGGTGGCTTTCGCTGGTTTGGATCCTTCCGTATGTCAGTCCGGCCGGTTTGAAGCAGATAAAAACAAACTATCTAAAAGAGGCTCCGGCTACCTTCGAAAGGCACTCTATCAAGCCGCTTCCGCAGGTGTGCGTGTAACAGGAAAAGGGCCTGTGAATCCTTTGCTGCATGATTACTATTCCCGCAAAGTAGCTGAAGGCAAGAAGAAAATGGTAGCTTTACCGGCCACTTCAAGCAAATTACTTAGAATTATCTACGGTGTTTGGCGTAAAAACGAATCATTTAAGTTAGATTAA